Below is a window of Thermodesulfobacteriota bacterium DNA.
GAGGGAACGGCGCGTGGGTGAACCGGTCCTGCTCGTGGACGACGAGGCCAACATCCTGAAGGCGCTGCGGCGCGTGCTGACCGAAATGGACCTGGAAGTCCTCGAAGCGGAGCGCGGGGAGGATGCCCTCCGGCTGCTGGAGGAGCACGACGTCGCGGTGATCGTCTCGGACAACATGATGCCCGGTATGCGGGGCATCGAGCTCCTCTCCCGCGCGAAGGAGCTCCGTCCCGACGCCGCTCGGATCCTCATGACGGGGTATGCGGACCTGCGCACCGCCGTCGAGGCGATCAACCGGGGGGAGGTCTTCCGGTTCCTGGTCAAGCCGTGGAGCAACGAGGAGTTCCTCCAGGCCATGGACGCCGGCCTGCTGCGCTTCCGTACGGTGCGCTCGCTACAGGCGGGCGACGCGGCGACGCTTCGCACCATCGCCCAGATGATCGAGCTCAAGGACCATTACACCCGCGGGCATTGCGACCGGGTGGCGTTCTTCGCGCAGTCGATCGGAA
It encodes the following:
- a CDS encoding HD domain-containing phosphohydrolase yields the protein MGEPVLLVDDEANILKALRRVLTEMDLEVLEAERGEDALRLLEEHDVAVIVSDNMMPGMRGIELLSRAKELRPDAARILMTGYADLRTAVEAINRGEVFRFLVKPWSNEEFLQAMDAGLLRFRTVRSLQAGDAATLRTIAQMIELKDHYTRGHCDRVAFFAQSIGKALGLGEAVLKEIEQGSWLHDCGKIGVPEAILNFEGPLGGEEKAVVRQHPFWGAEVARQAGLPRAVTDIVLHHHERWDGKGYPMGLAGERIPLEARIVAVADTYDALISDRPYRKGVPADTARKILEEVAGAQLDPRLVALFLGREAADV